The Primulina tabacum isolate GXHZ01 chromosome 7, ASM2559414v2, whole genome shotgun sequence genome includes a window with the following:
- the LOC142551692 gene encoding uncharacterized protein LOC142551692, translated as MGNVVGSFSSGFAQLVNKILGHPLDFLAGKNCDSLCGSTWDFVCYIENFCVTHLLKLVMVATLVYFVLLFFYLLYNLGICQCICHSICRITWACFSTCFSSLDFCCLYLCFKLRTVKRRRRRRRRDIEEPVETSPSTTEEGYELGETSVLQHSRNLEHRRSRYSTRRNYKDEHLRRSLRPNNHRSHVRVSGDNSIHLHRTKSLKNSGHNMSPLHHHIRVTRTSRFAHKGSMHRSGIHHRRR; from the exons ATGGGGAATGTGGTTGGATCTTTTTCCTCCGGATTTGCTCAACTAGTAAACAAAATTCTGGGTCACCCACTCGATTTCCTCGCTGGCAAAAACTGCGA TTCATTATGTGGTTCAACATGGGATTTTGTCTGTTACATCGAAAACTTCTGTGTCACACATTTGCTCAAGTTGGTCATGGTGGCAACATTAGTTTATTTTG TCCTCTTGTTCTTCTATCTCTTATACAACCTGGGAATCTGCCAATGCATTTGCCACTCTATCTGTAGAATCACGTGGGCTTGCTTCTCAACTTGTTTTTCGTCGTTGGATTTCTGTTGTTTGTACTTATGTTTCAAGCTTCGTACTGTAAAGAGGAGACGCAGAAGGAGAAGGAGAGACATTGAAGAACCAGTAGAAACCAGTCCTAGTACTACTGAAGAAGGGTATGAATTAGGTGAAACCTCTGTGTTGCAACATTCTAGGAATCTTGAACATAGGAGGTCGAGGTATAGCACTAGGAGGAATTACAAAGATGAGCATTTGCGGCGATCTTTGAGGCCTAATAATCATCGTTCGCACGTAAGGGTTTCTGGGGATAATTCCATTCACCTGCATAGGACAAAGAGTTTAAAAAATAGCGGACACAATATGAGCCCTCTTCACCATCATATTCGGGTTACAAGGACTTCAAGATTCGCTCACAAGGGATCCATGCACAGAAGTGGGATTCACCATAGGAGAAGGTAA
- the LOC142551695 gene encoding two-component response regulator ARR17-like has product MGDLNSEREIYRNNIGDGRKSQHDDFHVLAVDDSLLDRKLLERLLTVSSYQVTFVDSGDKALEYLGLIDNINEESQYQTSSKSSLHDKVSKINLIMTDYSMPGISGYDLLKRVKDSSWRDIPVVVMSSENLPSRINMCLEGGAEEFLLKPVKFSDLRKLHSHLLKSHRQKQDKDNIKYNENTTLLETRPPPLHELLHVL; this is encoded by the exons ATGGGAGATTTAAATTCAGAGCGTGAAATATACAGAAATAATATTGGAGATGGACGAAAATCGCAACACGACGATTTTCACGTATTGGCTGTTGATGACAGTCTTCTTGACAGAAAGCTCCTGGAGAGGCTCCTCACTGTTTCTTCATACCAAG TTACATTTGTGGATTCTGGAGATAAGGCTTTGGAGTACTTGGGATTGATTGATAATATCAATGAAGAGAGTCAGTATCAAACATCATCGAAGTCATCTCTGCACGACAAG GTATCAAAAATTAACTTGATCATGACAGATTACAGCATGCCAGGCATCAGCGGTTATGATTTGCTGAAAAGAGTCAAG GATTCATCTTGGAGAGACATTCCAGTTGTAGTTATGTCATCTGAAAATTTACCATCAAGAATCAACAT GTGCTTGGAAGGAGGTGCTGAAGAATTCCTGTTGAAACCTGTGAAATTTTCCGATTTAAGGAAACTTCACTCGCATCTCCTCAAATCTCATCGCCAAAAACAAGACAAAGATAACATCAAGTACAATGAGAACACCACACTATTGGAGACAAGGCCTCCCCCTCTCCATGAATTATTGCATGTTTTATGA
- the LOC142551694 gene encoding uncharacterized protein LOC142551694: MGCSGSKAQDLPLVVRCRKRRELIRAASNYRYALAAAHVSYFRSLKDVGEALRKFVDEDLITTSISSSVSSPSLILPPTSKKKKSNNADKFQFNDCEDEDESHLYLSDSSSSSDVREVGDSEYFKHQLHNHYALDSDDEAHQHHTYHAQEHRAKDDYSLHYPRGGFDGYNQTFGDDFVNDPYVYPYTYSYPPHSFGEPYMDRWNQPGVRPPMQPWYLSSKSNVYYMNKAAPEMKTVVREPPPEPSYGYTDSHWNSAADDGGTYGYFTWDSTARMENNDGLKVRPQKEEAPPPPSPKASGWDFFNPFDVSDNGYPSYYLNGGFGYESNHNSPDSIELREREGIPDLEEDTENEVSKEFLKGNRTKTKVRKNKGASFTSSVALPALKNPDSSSAPLGKSQGSSRSVPMDKSQGSSRSVSLGEKDVVSRLVPLSKSEGISISVPSGKTEGSTSRSVASWGSEKSSMPSNSEEGAKPSMPSPPLYIEESLKSLMPIPNKKGTSSWVNLSPSNSTSFTDGRSSSETIVSKRMDEGSVRKKRVSFEVEEMSNQDADSSKLSSVTILSPHGTRDLHEVVAEIRDDFEIASRYGKEVANMLEVGKLPHHSGLLKVILSRVLCHSTHSSMSPSAQSVKLASRSIDLAKSYFEDVGKDEKANACDLSSTLDKLYAWERKLYKEVKDEERLRLLYEKQCKRLKILDEGGADSRKLEAAQASISKLLTRLEVSVKAIDAISNRIHKLRDEELQTQVAALVHGLIRMWKAMLKCHQKQFQSIMDSKMRKLKANTGLKNDSSARATTELERELRLWCERFVDWIAFQKSYIESLNGWLLQCVQYEPEETPDGPVPYSPGQLGAPPIFIVCNDWHQAMESISEARVTNAMNTLLTSLRQLEEKQDQEGRQRLKAEYLSKDIEKHLRSQRMTMSEKTGLPLVPSDKLADQKVDLDSMRRRLAEEIIKHKDAKKLVHDAASSSLKGGLVPIFKALENFTSDALKLHEHVRLKHGPE, from the exons ATGGGGTGTAGTGGGTCTAAGGCGCAGGATTTGCCGCTTGTAGTTCGCTGCCGTAAGCGGCGGGAACTTATACGCGCCGCCTCGAACTACCGCTATGCACTCGCCGCTGCCCATGTTTCTTACTTCCGTTCGCTCAAAGATGTCGGGGAAGCCCTCCGTAAGTTTGTGGATGAAGATCTCATTACCACTTCTATTTCCTCCTCTGTTTCATCGCCATCTTTGATTTTGCCACCAActtcaaagaagaagaaaagcAACAATGCTGATAAATTTCAGTTCAATGATTGCGAGGATGAGGACGAGTCTCATCTATATTTATCGgattcttcctcttcttctgaTGTAAGAGAAGTTGGGGATTCCGAGTATTTTAAGCATCAGCTTCATAATCATTATGCGCTTGATTCTGATGATGAAGCCCATCAGCATCATACCTATCACGCGCAGGAGCACAGGGCGAAGGATGATTACTCATTACATTATCCGCGCGGTGGATTTGATGGGTATAATCAGACCTTTGGGGATGATTTCGTTAATGATCCCTACGTGTACCCATATACTTATTCATACCCGCCGCATTCTTTTGGGGAGCCTTATATGGATCGGTGGAATCAACCGGGAGTGCGGCCGCCGATGCAGCCATGGTATTTATCGAGTAAATCGAATGTGTATTACATGAACAAGGCAGCTCCTGAGATGAAAACAGTAGTTCGAGAGCCTCCACCGGAACCGAGTTATGGTTACACGGACTCTCACTGGAATTCTGCAGCAGATGATGGTGGTACTTATGGTTATTTTACTTGGGATTCAACGGCAAGGATGGAGAATAATGATGGTTTGAAAGTGCGTCCGCAAAAAGAGGAGGCGCCTCCTCCGCCGTCACCTAAAGCATCGGGTTGGGATTTTTTCAACCCCTTTGATGTGTCTGATAATGGGTACCCGAGCTATTATTTGAATGGAGGATTCGGGTACGAGTCAAATCATAACAGCCCAGATTCGATCGAGCTGAGGGAGAGGGAGGGAATTCCCGATTTGGAGGAAGACACTGAAAATGAGGTCTCTAAAGAGTTTCTCAAGGGAAATAGAACGAAAACCAAAGTAAGAAAGAATAAAGGTGCGAGCTTTACTAGTTCTGTAGCACTGCCAGCCTTAAAAAATCCAGATTCAAGTTCTGCGCCATTAGGCAAAAGCCAGGGCAGTTCAAGATCAGTGCCAATGGATAAAAGCCAGGGCAGTTCAAGATCAGTGTCATTGGGTGAAAAGGATGTTGTTTCAAGATTGGTGCCATTAAGTAAAAGTGAGGGTATTTCGATATCAGTGCCATCTGGAAAAACCGAGGGTAGTACTTCAAGATCAGTGGCTTCATGGGGTAGTGAGAAATCGTCAATGCCATCAAATAGTGAGGAAGGTGCTAAGCCCTCGATGCCATCGCCACCGCTTTATATTGAAGAAAGCTTAAAATCACTCATGCCAATACCAAACAAGAAGGGGACTTCTTCATGGGTAAACCTATCCCCGAGTAATTCCACCAGTTTCACAGATGGGCGAAGCAGCTCTGAAACTATTGTGTCGAAGAGAATGGATGAGGGTTCTGTGAGGAAGAAAAGGGTGTCTTTTGAGGTGGAAGAGATGTCAAACCAAGATGCTGATTCTTCCAAATTGAGTAGTGTAACTATATTGTCACCTCACGGCACTCGTGATTTGCACGAAGTTGTGGCCGAAATCAGAGATGATTTTGAGATTGCTTCTAGATATGGAAAAGAGGTAGCCAATATGCTTGAGGTTGGGAAGTTGCCTCATCATTCTGGCCTTCTTAAAG TAATTCTCTCCCGGGTATTATGTCATTCTACCCATTCTAGTATGTCTCCGTCAGCACAATCTGTAAAATTAGCTTCTAGATCGATTGATTTGGCAAAATCTTACTTTGAAGATGTTGGCAAGGATGAAAAAGCGAATGCTTGTGACCTTTCGTCCACGCTAGACAAGCTGTATGCCTGGGAGAGAAAGTTATACAAGGAAGTAAAG GATGAAGAAAGACTCCGACTGTTGTATGAGAAGCAATGCAAGAGACTCAAAATCTTAGACGAAGGAGGTGCCGATTCTAGAAAGCTTGAGGCTGCTCAAGCATCTATCAGTAAATTATTGACTAGACTTGAAGTTAGTGTTAAAGCCATTGATGCCATTTCAAACAGGATACACAAGTTGCGTGATGAGGAACTGCAAACCCAGGTTGCTGCTTTAGTTCACGG GCTGATCAGAATGTGGAAGGCAATGCTCAAGTGCCATCAGAAGCAGTTTCAATCAATCATGGATAGTAAAATGAGAAAGCTTAAAGCTAACACTGGTCTCAAAAATGATTCCAGCGCAAGGGCTACCACCGAGCTTGAAAGGGAGCTTCGGTTATGGTGTGAACGTTTTGTCGACTGGATTgcatttcaaaaatcctacattGAATCCTTGAACGGGTGGCTTCTTCAGTGTGTTCAATACGAACCGGAAGAAACTCCTGATGGACCCGTTCCCTATTCCCCTGGTCAGCTTGGAGCTCCTCCCATTTTCATAGTATGCAACGATTGGCACCAAGCAATGGAATCTATCTCCGAGGCAAGGGTGACAAATGCCATGAATACCCTTCTAACAAGCCTAAGACAACTCGAAGAAAAACAAGATCAGGAGGGGCGACAAAGGCTTAAAGCGGAATATCTCTCGAAAGATATTGAGAAACATCTCAGATCACAACGCATGACAATGTCAGAGAAAACTGGGCTGCCTCTAGTTCCATCAGATAAATTGGCTGATCAGAAAGTGGACTTGGATTCAATGAGACGTAGATTGGCCGAAGAGATAATAAAGCACAAGGACGCAAAGAAACTAGTTCATGATGCAGCATCTAGTAGTTTAAAAGGAGGCCTTGTTCCCATTTTCAAAGCATTGGAGAACTTCACTTCGGATGCTTTGAAATTACACGAACATGTCAGGTTAAAGCATGGCCCTGAATAA